One Janthinobacterium sp. TB1-E2 genomic region harbors:
- the creB gene encoding two-component system response regulator CreB: MSKTVLIVEDEQAIADSIAYALRTDGFTPRHVMLGEHALAALRPMPGEAAQMPVLVVLDVGLPDMSGLEVCRRLRQFSDVPVIFLTARSDEIDRIVGLEIGADDYVTKPFSPRELVARIRVILRRAGVAQVPRETGMTIAAPVAATAPARFELRALEARVLFHGQPLDLTRYEYLLLKTLLEHPGHVLSRAQLMERVWSGAPDTLERTVDAHVKSLRAKLRAVDAQVDPIHTHRGLGYSLAGA, translated from the coding sequence ATGTCCAAGACTGTCCTGATCGTGGAAGATGAACAGGCGATTGCCGACAGCATCGCCTATGCCTTGCGCACGGACGGCTTTACGCCGCGCCATGTGATGCTGGGCGAGCACGCCCTGGCCGCGCTGCGCCCCATGCCCGGCGAAGCGGCGCAGATGCCCGTTCTCGTGGTGCTCGACGTGGGCTTGCCCGACATGAGCGGCCTGGAAGTGTGCCGCCGGCTGCGCCAGTTTTCCGACGTGCCGGTGATCTTCCTGACGGCCCGCAGCGACGAGATCGACCGCATCGTGGGCCTGGAAATCGGCGCCGACGATTACGTCACCAAACCGTTTTCGCCGCGCGAACTGGTGGCGCGCATCCGCGTCATCCTGCGCCGCGCGGGTGTCGCTCAGGTGCCGCGCGAGACTGGCATGACGATAGCCGCGCCTGTCGCCGCGACCGCGCCGGCGCGCTTCGAGTTGCGCGCGCTTGAGGCGCGGGTGCTGTTCCACGGCCAGCCGCTGGACCTGACCCGCTATGAATACCTGCTGCTGAAAACCCTGCTCGAGCATCCGGGCCACGTGCTGTCGCGCGCGCAGCTGATGGAGCGCGTGTGGAGTGGTGCCCCCGACACGCTCGAGCGGACCGTCGACGCGCACGTCAAATCGCTGCGCGCCAAGCTGCGCGCCGTCGATGCGCAGGTCGACCCCATCCACACTCACCGTGGCCTCGGCTACAGCCTGGCCGGCGCATGA
- the rpsS gene encoding 30S ribosomal protein S19 — translation MTRSLKKGPFCDAHLVKKVEAAQAAKDKKPIKTWSRRSTIMPDFIGLTIAVHNGKLHVPVYVSENMVGHKLGEFALTRTFKGHAADKKAKK, via the coding sequence ATGACACGTTCATTGAAAAAAGGGCCGTTCTGTGACGCCCACCTGGTGAAAAAAGTTGAAGCCGCGCAAGCAGCCAAAGACAAAAAGCCAATCAAAACCTGGTCGCGTCGTTCGACAATCATGCCTGACTTCATCGGCCTGACGATCGCGGTTCATAACGGCAAGCTGCACGTGCCGGTTTATGTTTCCGAAAACATGGTTGGTCACAAGCTCGGCGAATTCGCACTGACCCGTACGTTCAAGGGCCATGCAGCTGACAAAAAGGCTAAGAAATAA
- the rplW gene encoding 50S ribosomal protein L23, with amino-acid sequence MSAILKHSEERLMKVLLAPVISEKATMVAEKNEQIVFRVLPDATKPEIKAAVELLFKVEVLSVQTANREGKQKRTGKFNGRRNHTKRAFVCLKPGQEINFSEEAA; translated from the coding sequence ATGAGCGCGATTTTGAAACATAGCGAAGAACGCTTGATGAAGGTGCTGTTGGCGCCCGTGATTTCCGAAAAGGCCACCATGGTCGCGGAAAAGAACGAGCAAATTGTATTCCGCGTACTGCCGGATGCAACCAAGCCTGAAATCAAGGCAGCGGTCGAACTGCTGTTCAAGGTTGAAGTTCTGTCCGTGCAAACTGCAAACCGCGAAGGTAAGCAAAAGCGCACCGGCAAGTTCAACGGTCGTCGTAACCATACCAAGCGTGCTTTCGTGTGCCTGAAGCCTGGCCAGGAAATCAACTTCTCCGAGGAGGCTGCATAA
- the creD gene encoding cell envelope integrity protein CreD, with the protein MQKTLLVKALIVFGLMLLIGLPLLMIQETIKERMEFRQEAVNSIAADSVREQTIIGPILVIPYVEQYDERVEIAVDKEQKGSVPAQTQVQRRVMQRRLLVYPNLLLQEGTIETDRRYRGIHQVLVYSGQHAFKGDFTVPSLEQLPRKTPDARVTLGEPFVALSIEDVRGIRNIPKIDWGGRQIEFEQGTDLFAFRSGLHAPLGAMPLAQAQQVKFSFDLGLDGIERQHFVPVAKNSQISIKSNWPHPQFGGRFLPSPKHRQINADGFQVEWNISSLASNAQTQLSTIEGEFKVPDSAPLGQVDRFSVGFIEPINVYSQSDRATKYGLLFVALTFAAFFIFEILKSLPIHPVQYLLVGLSLVIFFLLLVGLAEHIAFLAAYLIASAACITLTSFYLVHVLRNAWRGIGFGVGLTLLYGALYGLLSSENNALVMGSILLFAVLAVIMVATRKVDWYQIGKGAPQE; encoded by the coding sequence ATGCAAAAAACCCTCTTAGTCAAAGCGTTGATCGTGTTCGGCCTGATGTTGCTGATCGGCCTGCCTTTGCTGATGATTCAGGAAACGATCAAGGAGCGGATGGAATTCCGCCAGGAAGCCGTCAACAGCATCGCCGCCGATTCGGTGCGCGAACAAACCATCATCGGTCCCATCCTCGTGATCCCGTATGTGGAGCAATATGACGAGCGGGTCGAGATCGCCGTCGACAAGGAGCAGAAAGGCAGCGTGCCGGCGCAGACGCAGGTGCAGCGCCGCGTCATGCAGCGCCGCTTGCTGGTGTACCCGAACCTCTTGCTGCAGGAAGGCACCATCGAGACCGACCGCCGCTACCGTGGCATCCACCAGGTGCTGGTGTACAGCGGCCAGCATGCGTTCAAGGGCGACTTCACGGTGCCCAGTCTTGAGCAGTTGCCGCGCAAGACGCCGGACGCGCGCGTGACCCTGGGCGAGCCGTTTGTTGCCTTGTCCATCGAGGACGTGCGCGGCATCCGCAACATCCCGAAAATCGACTGGGGCGGGCGCCAGATCGAATTCGAACAGGGCACCGACCTGTTTGCCTTCCGCAGCGGCCTGCATGCACCCCTGGGCGCCATGCCGCTGGCGCAAGCGCAGCAGGTGAAATTCAGTTTTGACCTGGGACTGGACGGCATCGAACGCCAGCATTTCGTGCCGGTGGCGAAAAACAGCCAGATCAGCATCAAGTCGAACTGGCCCCATCCGCAGTTTGGCGGGCGCTTCCTGCCGTCGCCGAAACACCGCCAGATCAATGCCGATGGCTTTCAGGTCGAATGGAATATCTCGTCGCTGGCCAGCAATGCGCAAACGCAGCTGAGCACGATCGAGGGCGAGTTCAAGGTGCCCGACAGCGCACCGCTGGGCCAGGTGGACCGTTTCAGCGTCGGCTTCATCGAGCCGATCAATGTGTATTCGCAGTCGGACCGGGCCACCAAGTATGGCTTGCTGTTTGTGGCGCTGACGTTTGCCGCCTTCTTCATCTTTGAAATTTTGAAAAGCCTGCCGATCCACCCGGTGCAATATCTGCTGGTGGGCCTGTCGCTGGTGATCTTCTTCCTGCTGCTGGTGGGCCTGGCCGAGCACATCGCCTTCCTGGCCGCCTACCTGATCGCCAGCGCCGCCTGTATCACGCTGACCAGCTTTTACCTGGTGCACGTGCTGCGCAACGCCTGGCGCGGCATCGGCTTCGGCGTGGGCCTGACGTTGTTGTATGGCGCCCTGTATGGCTTGCTGAGCTCGGAAAACAATGCGCTGGTGATGGGCAGCATTCTGTTGTTCGCCGTGCTGGCCGTCATCATGGTGGCAACGCGCAAGGTGGACTGGTATCAGATTGGAAAAGGAGCGCCGCAAGAGTAA
- the rpmC gene encoding 50S ribosomal protein L29 → MKASELRGKDQPALQKELNDLLKAQFGLRMQIATQQLSNTSQLKKVRRDIARVKTVMNLKEAK, encoded by the coding sequence ATGAAAGCATCTGAACTCCGCGGCAAGGACCAGCCAGCTCTGCAAAAAGAGCTGAATGACCTGTTGAAGGCACAGTTCGGCCTGCGCATGCAAATCGCTACGCAGCAGCTGAGCAACACTTCGCAGCTCAAGAAGGTACGCCGCGATATCGCGCGTGTGAAGACGGTAATGAATCTGAAGGAAGCCAAATGA
- a CDS encoding tetratricopeptide repeat protein: MKTHTISLLCAVSLLAACAAPATLTTSNEQQDACNAAELKGQFGEAELACVQALRSAEQAGASADILSQRQYNLGRIKRLQGKNAEAEQLYRQALATEEAAQPRSDARVGRRMVELASALAAQGKWQEGTGYLERVLPLLPKLSPASRTYSAEVLRQYAKQLQGGPQAALGARFDVVAASL, encoded by the coding sequence ATGAAGACCCATACCATCAGCCTGCTATGCGCCGTCAGCCTGCTGGCCGCCTGCGCGGCGCCAGCGACGCTCACCACCTCCAATGAACAGCAGGACGCCTGCAACGCGGCCGAACTCAAGGGCCAGTTTGGCGAAGCGGAACTGGCTTGCGTACAGGCGCTGCGCAGTGCCGAGCAGGCCGGGGCCAGCGCGGACATCCTCTCGCAGCGCCAGTACAACCTGGGCCGCATCAAGCGCTTGCAGGGCAAGAATGCGGAAGCGGAGCAACTGTACCGGCAAGCGCTGGCCACGGAAGAAGCGGCACAGCCGCGCAGCGATGCGCGCGTTGGCCGCCGCATGGTGGAGCTGGCGTCGGCCCTGGCCGCGCAAGGCAAGTGGCAGGAAGGTACGGGCTATCTGGAACGCGTGCTGCCGCTGCTGCCGAAGCTGTCGCCCGCCTCGCGCACGTATTCGGCGGAAGTACTGCGCCAATATGCGAAGCAACTGCAAGGCGGCCCGCAAGCGGCGCTGGGCGCGCGCTTCGACGTGGTGGCGGCCAGCTTGTAA
- the rplC gene encoding 50S ribosomal protein L3 translates to MSLGLLGRKVGMMRIFTDEGDSIPVTVLDVSNNRVAQIKTPETDGYSAVQVAFGQRRASRVTKAVAGHHAKAGVEAGTLLKEFRVDAAKAAELKAGDVVAASLFEVGQKIDVQGVTIGKGYAGVIKRYHFASGRATHGNSRSHNVPGSIGMAQDPGRVFPGKRMTGHLGDVNRTIQNLVIARIDADRQLLLVKGAIPGAKNGQVVVSPAIKTKAKKGA, encoded by the coding sequence ATGAGCCTAGGCCTTCTCGGTCGCAAGGTTGGTATGATGCGCATTTTCACGGATGAAGGGGATTCGATTCCTGTCACCGTGTTGGACGTATCGAACAACCGTGTTGCGCAAATCAAAACCCCTGAAACAGATGGTTACTCCGCTGTTCAGGTCGCATTCGGTCAACGTCGCGCTTCCCGCGTGACCAAAGCTGTTGCTGGTCATCACGCTAAAGCTGGTGTTGAAGCCGGTACTCTGTTGAAAGAGTTCCGTGTCGACGCTGCCAAAGCCGCTGAACTGAAAGCTGGCGATGTTGTCGCTGCTTCCCTGTTCGAAGTCGGTCAAAAGATCGACGTGCAAGGCGTTACCATCGGTAAAGGCTATGCAGGCGTTATCAAACGTTACCACTTCGCTTCTGGCCGTGCAACGCACGGTAACTCGCGTTCGCATAACGTTCCAGGTTCCATCGGTATGGCACAAGATCCAGGTCGCGTTTTCCCTGGTAAGCGCATGACCGGTCATCTGGGTGACGTTAACCGTACGATCCAGAACCTCGTGATCGCCCGTATCGATGCCGACCGTCAGCTGCTGCTGGTCAAAGGCGCGATTCCAGGTGCGAAAAATGGCCAGGTAGTTGTCTCGCCAGCCATCAAAACCAAAGCCAAGAAGGGAGCTTAA
- the rplP gene encoding 50S ribosomal protein L16 has product MLQPARRKYRKEQKGRNTGISHSRGTAVSFGEFGLKAVARGRITARQIEAARRAMTRHIKRGGRIWIRIFPDKPISNKPAEVRMGNGKGNPEYYVAEIQPGKVLYEMDGVDEALAREAFRLAAAKLPLATTFVIRQVGQ; this is encoded by the coding sequence ATGCTGCAACCAGCACGCAGAAAGTATCGTAAAGAGCAGAAAGGCCGTAATACCGGTATTTCGCACAGCCGCGGCACCGCCGTGTCGTTTGGCGAATTCGGTCTGAAGGCAGTTGCGCGCGGTCGTATCACTGCGCGTCAAATTGAAGCGGCGCGTCGTGCAATGACGCGTCACATCAAGCGCGGTGGCCGTATCTGGATCCGTATCTTCCCGGACAAACCGATTTCGAACAAACCGGCTGAAGTCCGTATGGGTAACGGTAAAGGTAATCCTGAGTACTACGTCGCTGAAATTCAGCCAGGCAAAGTACTGTACGAAATGGATGGCGTTGATGAAGCGCTGGCACGGGAAGCATTCCGTCTTGCCGCCGCTAAACTGCCACTGGCGACGACGTTTGTCATCCGCCAAGTCGGCCAATAA
- the rpsC gene encoding 30S ribosomal protein S3, which yields MGQKIHPTGFRLAVTRNWASRWYAGNGNFAAMLNEDLKARAYLKKKLKNASVGRIVIERPAKNARFTIYSSRPGVVIGKKGEDIEVLKSALTKIMGVPVHVNIEEIRKPEIDSQLIADSIAQQLEKRIMFRRAMKRAMQNAMRLGALGIKIMSSGRLNGIEIARKEWYREGRVPLHTLRADIDYGTSEASTTYGIIGVKVWVYKGDRAPNGDAPVIDTPADEKKSRGPRRDDGKPAGRPRPAGAGAKPSTAPGARVRTAAKPAAAAAPAEKAGE from the coding sequence ATGGGTCAGAAAATTCATCCAACCGGTTTCCGTCTGGCGGTCACCCGTAACTGGGCTTCGCGCTGGTATGCAGGCAACGGTAATTTCGCTGCCATGCTGAACGAAGACTTGAAAGCACGTGCTTACCTGAAAAAGAAACTGAAGAACGCATCCGTTGGCCGCATCGTTATCGAGCGCCCAGCCAAGAACGCGCGCTTCACGATCTACAGCTCGCGTCCAGGCGTGGTCATTGGTAAAAAAGGCGAAGACATCGAAGTACTGAAGTCGGCGCTGACCAAGATCATGGGCGTACCTGTTCACGTGAACATCGAAGAAATTCGCAAGCCAGAAATCGACTCGCAACTGATCGCCGATTCGATCGCTCAGCAGCTGGAAAAACGGATCATGTTCCGCCGCGCCATGAAGCGTGCAATGCAAAATGCAATGCGCCTGGGTGCTCTCGGTATCAAGATCATGTCCTCCGGCCGTCTGAACGGTATCGAAATCGCACGTAAAGAGTGGTACCGCGAAGGCCGCGTGCCTCTGCATACCCTGCGCGCCGATATCGACTACGGTACCAGCGAAGCGTCGACCACCTACGGCATCATCGGTGTCAAGGTGTGGGTATACAAAGGTGACCGCGCGCCTAACGGCGATGCACCAGTCATCGATACCCCAGCTGACGAGAAGAAAAGCCGCGGCCCACGCCGTGACGATGGCAAGCCAGCTGGCCGTCCACGTCCAGCCGGTGCCGGTGCGAAACCATCCACAGCACCAGGTGCACGTGTGCGTACCGCCGCTAAACCGGCCGCCGCAGCAGCACCAGCTGAGAAAGCAGGAGAATAA
- the rplD gene encoding 50S ribosomal protein L4 encodes MELKLLNAQGQAASNVAAADTIFGRDYNEALIHQVVIAYQANARSGNRKQKDREEVHHTTKKPWRQKGTGRARAGMSSSPLWRGGGRIFPNSPDENFTHKVNKKMYRAGICSILSQLAREERLIVIDDLTIDAPKTKLLSQKLNGLGFDSVLIITDVLNENLELASRNLPNVLVVEPRHADPMSLVFYKKILVTKAALAKIEEMLA; translated from the coding sequence ATGGAACTCAAGCTTCTGAATGCGCAAGGTCAAGCCGCCTCGAACGTTGCTGCAGCCGATACGATTTTCGGCCGTGACTACAATGAAGCGCTGATCCACCAAGTCGTCATCGCTTATCAAGCGAATGCACGTAGTGGTAACCGCAAGCAAAAAGACCGTGAAGAAGTTCACCACACGACGAAAAAGCCATGGCGCCAAAAAGGTACCGGCCGCGCTCGTGCTGGTATGTCGTCGTCGCCACTGTGGCGCGGCGGTGGTCGGATTTTCCCGAACTCGCCTGACGAAAACTTCACCCACAAAGTGAATAAAAAAATGTATCGCGCAGGTATCTGCTCGATCCTGTCGCAGCTGGCTCGCGAAGAGCGCCTGATCGTCATCGACGATCTGACGATCGACGCGCCAAAAACCAAGCTGTTGTCGCAAAAATTGAACGGCCTGGGCTTTGATTCGGTTCTGATCATCACCGACGTTCTGAACGAAAACCTGGAACTGGCATCGCGCAACCTGCCTAACGTACTCGTCGTTGAGCCACGTCACGCAGACCCGATGTCCCTGGTGTTCTACAAGAAGATCCTGGTCACCAAAGCTGCATTGGCCAAGATTGAGGAGATGCTGGCATGA
- the rplV gene encoding 50S ribosomal protein L22 — MMETKAILKGVRLSDQKGRLVADLIRGKKVDAALNILQFSPKKGAAIIKRVLESAIANAEHNDGADIDELFVKTIYVEKGPVLKRFTARAKGRGDRISKQSCHVYVTVGN; from the coding sequence ATAATGGAAACTAAAGCTATCCTCAAAGGTGTGCGCCTGTCGGACCAAAAGGGCCGCCTGGTTGCTGACCTGATCCGTGGCAAGAAAGTTGACGCTGCACTCAACATCTTGCAATTCAGCCCGAAAAAAGGTGCTGCGATCATCAAACGCGTTCTGGAATCCGCTATTGCGAATGCCGAGCACAATGATGGTGCGGACATCGACGAATTGTTCGTGAAAACGATCTACGTCGAAAAGGGCCCCGTCCTGAAGCGCTTCACCGCGCGTGCAAAAGGCCGTGGCGACCGTATTTCGAAACAATCCTGTCACGTTTACGTGACTGTCGGTAACTAA
- the creC gene encoding two-component system sensor histidine kinase CreC — MKIGLRILLGYFLIVGLAAWFLLNVFMEQVKPGVRSTLEDTLVDTSQLLASLVAPDVKAGTLAQSPVAERMQDYARHGVDVNINGVRKRTLDYRITITDRHGIVLFDSSGRDVGRDYSRWNDVYLTLQGKYGARSTRSRPDDEMSTVMHVAAPIRDGNEVIGVLTVAKPNASVQAFVERSQRKILQRGAILLLLSLLIGLAFAWWLHHALGKLMHYIGDVEAGRKVALPALGKNEIGTLGRALEAMRTRLEGKEYVEQLMHTLAHELKSPIAAIQASAELLQEDMPPVERRQFLASILEQNARQRQLIDKLLALVRVEKQQRLDHPERIALAPLLAQVAQDAAATLAARGVRLQLDTDELLVAGDALLLRQALGNLLDNAAGFAPPGSCIDLTARRQGSQVEIAVRDRGAGIPAYALERVFERFYSLPRPSAGKSTGLGLPFVREVASLHGGTVEVLNHAEGGACARLCLPLA; from the coding sequence ATGAAGATCGGCCTGCGCATCCTGCTCGGCTACTTCCTGATCGTCGGGCTGGCCGCGTGGTTCCTGCTGAATGTCTTCATGGAGCAGGTCAAGCCGGGCGTGCGCTCGACCCTGGAAGACACGCTGGTCGATACCTCGCAACTGCTGGCCAGCCTGGTGGCGCCCGACGTGAAGGCGGGCACGCTGGCGCAGTCGCCCGTGGCCGAGCGCATGCAGGATTACGCGCGCCATGGCGTGGACGTCAATATCAATGGCGTACGCAAGCGCACGCTCGACTACCGCATCACCATCACGGACCGGCACGGCATCGTGCTGTTCGATTCCAGCGGGCGCGACGTAGGGCGCGACTATTCGCGCTGGAATGACGTATATCTCACCTTGCAGGGCAAGTATGGCGCGCGCAGCACGCGCAGCCGGCCCGATGACGAGATGTCGACCGTCATGCATGTGGCCGCGCCGATTCGCGACGGCAATGAGGTGATCGGCGTGCTGACGGTGGCCAAGCCGAATGCCAGCGTGCAAGCGTTTGTCGAGCGCAGCCAGCGCAAGATATTGCAGCGCGGCGCCATCCTGTTGCTGCTGTCGCTGCTGATCGGCCTGGCATTTGCCTGGTGGCTGCACCATGCGCTGGGCAAGCTGATGCATTACATCGGCGACGTGGAAGCGGGGCGCAAGGTGGCGCTGCCGGCGCTGGGAAAGAACGAGATCGGTACCCTGGGGCGGGCGCTCGAGGCGATGCGCACGCGCCTGGAAGGCAAGGAATACGTGGAGCAGCTGATGCACACCCTGGCGCACGAATTGAAAAGCCCGATCGCCGCCATCCAGGCCTCGGCCGAGCTGCTGCAGGAAGACATGCCGCCGGTCGAGCGCCGCCAGTTCCTTGCCAGCATCCTGGAACAGAATGCGCGCCAGCGGCAGCTGATCGACAAGCTGCTGGCCCTCGTGCGCGTGGAAAAGCAGCAGCGCCTGGATCACCCCGAGCGCATCGCGCTGGCGCCCCTGCTGGCGCAAGTGGCGCAGGACGCGGCCGCCACCCTGGCGGCGCGCGGCGTGCGCCTGCAACTCGATACCGACGAGCTGCTTGTCGCCGGCGATGCCTTGCTGCTGCGCCAGGCGCTGGGCAATTTGCTCGACAACGCGGCCGGCTTTGCGCCACCGGGCAGTTGCATCGACCTGACGGCGCGGCGCCAGGGCAGCCAGGTGGAAATTGCCGTGCGCGACCGTGGCGCGGGCATCCCCGCGTATGCGCTGGAACGCGTCTTCGAGCGTTTCTATTCCCTGCCGCGCCCGAGCGCCGGCAAGAGCACGGGCCTGGGCTTGCCCTTCGTGCGCGAGGTGGCCTCGCTGCATGGCGGCACGGTCGAAGTGCTCAATCATGCGGAGGGCGGCGCCTGCGCGCGCCTGTGCCTGCCACTAGCCTAG
- the rplB gene encoding 50S ribosomal protein L2, producing the protein MALVKMKPTSPGRRGMVKVVNADLYKGRPFAALVEKKSKTAGRNNNGHITTRHIGGGHKQHYRLIDFKRTKDGIPAKVERIEYDPNRTANIALLCYADGERHYIIATKGMAVGDSVMNGSEAPIKSGNCLPIRNIPVGTVMHCVEMLPGKGAQMARTAGAGVVLMAREGTYAQVRLRSGEVRRVHIECRATVGEVGNAEHSLRKIGKAGAMRWRGVRPTVRGVVMNPVDHPHGGGEGKTAAGRHPVSPWGQQTKGKKTRSNKRTTSMIVSRRGKK; encoded by the coding sequence ATGGCACTCGTTAAGATGAAACCAACCTCGCCAGGCCGTCGCGGCATGGTGAAGGTGGTGAATGCCGACCTGTACAAAGGTCGTCCGTTCGCTGCCCTGGTTGAAAAGAAATCCAAGACCGCTGGTCGTAACAACAACGGTCACATCACCACCCGTCATATCGGTGGTGGTCATAAGCAACACTACCGCTTGATCGACTTCAAGCGCACCAAAGATGGTATTCCAGCGAAAGTGGAACGTATCGAATACGATCCAAACCGCACCGCGAATATCGCTCTGTTGTGCTACGCCGACGGCGAACGTCACTACATCATCGCAACCAAAGGCATGGCCGTTGGCGACAGCGTGATGAACGGTTCGGAAGCACCGATCAAATCGGGTAACTGCTTGCCAATCCGTAACATCCCAGTCGGTACCGTGATGCATTGCGTCGAAATGCTGCCAGGTAAAGGTGCCCAAATGGCACGTACCGCCGGCGCTGGCGTTGTGCTGATGGCACGTGAAGGTACCTACGCTCAAGTGCGTCTGCGCTCGGGTGAAGTACGTCGCGTGCACATCGAGTGCCGTGCAACGGTTGGTGAAGTCGGCAATGCCGAGCACAGCCTGCGTAAAATCGGTAAAGCTGGTGCGATGCGCTGGCGCGGTGTTCGTCCTACCGTTCGCGGTGTGGTCATGAACCCGGTCGATCACCCGCACGGTGGTGGTGAAGGTAAAACAGCAGCTGGTCGTCATCCAGTTTCGCCTTGGGGCCAACAGACTAAGGGTAAGAAGACACGCAGCAACAAGCGTACTACTTCCATGATCGTCTCGCGCCGCGGCAAGAAATAA
- the rplX gene encoding 50S ribosomal protein L24 — MDKIRKNDEVIVLTGKDKGKRGVVQQRIDAEHIVVDGINIAKKATKPNPMTGVTGGIVDKTMPIHVSNVALFNAATGKADRVGFKEVDGKKVRIFKSSGEVVKA; from the coding sequence ATGGATAAGATTCGTAAAAACGACGAAGTCATCGTTCTGACCGGGAAAGACAAGGGCAAACGTGGTGTGGTGCAGCAGCGTATCGATGCTGAACATATCGTGGTTGACGGCATTAACATCGCTAAAAAAGCGACTAAGCCAAACCCGATGACTGGCGTAACTGGTGGTATCGTCGATAAGACCATGCCAATTCACGTGTCCAACGTTGCATTGTTTAATGCAGCGACTGGCAAGGCAGATCGCGTGGGTTTCAAAGAAGTGGACGGCAAGAAAGTTCGCATCTTTAAATCCTCCGGCGAAGTAGTGAAGGCTTAA
- the rplE gene encoding 50S ribosomal protein L5 — protein MARLQEFYKEKVVADLTSKFGYKSVMEVPRLTKITLNMGVGEAIADKKVLEHAVADLTKIAGQKPVTTKSRKAIAGFKIREGYPIGTMVTLRGARMYEFLDRFITVALPRVRDFRGVNGRAFDGRGNYNIGVKEQIIFPEIEYDKIDALRGMNISITTTAKTDDEAKALLAAFKFPFRN, from the coding sequence ATGGCACGTCTCCAAGAATTCTATAAAGAAAAAGTCGTTGCCGACCTGACCAGCAAGTTTGGTTACAAGTCGGTAATGGAAGTTCCACGCCTGACCAAGATCACCCTGAACATGGGTGTTGGTGAGGCTATCGCGGATAAAAAAGTTCTCGAGCACGCAGTTGCTGACTTGACCAAGATCGCCGGCCAGAAGCCAGTGACCACCAAGTCCCGCAAAGCGATCGCAGGCTTCAAAATCCGTGAAGGTTACCCGATCGGTACGATGGTCACCCTGCGCGGCGCTCGCATGTACGAGTTCCTGGATCGCTTCATTACCGTGGCTCTGCCGCGCGTACGCGATTTCCGTGGTGTGAACGGCCGTGCATTTGATGGTCGTGGCAACTACAACATCGGTGTCAAGGAACAGATCATTTTCCCTGAAATCGAATACGACAAGATTGACGCGTTGCGCGGTATGAATATCAGCATCACGACAACCGCTAAGACCGATGACGAAGCCAAAGCTTTGCTCGCCGCCTTTAAATTCCCTTTCAGGAACTGA
- the rpsQ gene encoding 30S ribosomal protein S17, with product MNEPVKQSLKRTLIGKVVSDKMDKTVTVLIERHVKHPLYGKIIMRSNKYHAHDETNQVKAGDTVEIQEGRPISKTKAWTVTRVVQAAPTV from the coding sequence ATGAACGAACCAGTGAAACAGTCGCTCAAGCGCACGCTGATCGGTAAAGTGGTTTCGGACAAGATGGACAAGACCGTTACCGTTCTGATCGAGCGCCACGTAAAACATCCTTTGTATGGCAAGATCATCATGCGCTCGAACAAGTATCACGCGCATGACGAGACCAACCAAGTCAAGGCCGGTGATACGGTCGAGATCCAGGAAGGTCGCCCGATCTCCAAAACGAAGGCATGGACGGTGACACGTGTGGTTCAAGCCGCACCAACCGTTTAA
- the rplN gene encoding 50S ribosomal protein L14 yields the protein MIQTESRLEVADNTGAKEVMCIKVLGGSKRRYAGIGDVIKVTVKVAAPRGRVKKGEIYNAVVVRTAKGVRRQDGSLVKFDGNAAVLLNAKLEPIGTRIFGPVTRELRTEKFMKIVSLAPEVL from the coding sequence ATGATTCAAACTGAAAGCCGGCTCGAAGTGGCTGACAATACCGGTGCCAAAGAAGTAATGTGCATCAAGGTATTGGGCGGCTCCAAGCGCCGTTATGCTGGCATTGGCGATGTGATCAAGGTAACCGTTAAGGTTGCTGCGCCACGTGGCCGTGTCAAAAAAGGTGAAATTTATAACGCCGTGGTTGTGCGCACCGCTAAAGGTGTTCGCCGCCAAGACGGTTCCCTGGTGAAGTTCGACGGCAACGCCGCCGTTCTGTTGAACGCCAAGCTGGAACCGATCGGTACCCGTATTTTTGGACCTGTCACACGCGAACTGCGTACTGAGAAGTTCATGAAAATCGTGTCCCTGGCACCGGAAGTCCTGTAA